A region of the Hemitrygon akajei chromosome 11, sHemAka1.3, whole genome shotgun sequence genome:
AATGCAATTGTGTGAAGACTCTCTTCAAGACTGGATTTGGAAAAGGAATAACAAACCAAGACAGAACGTGGCACTTACGGGTGAGTTGTTTAATTATACCCTGCATTTGACTTTCCTTCCCTCCTAGTTGGCATATTTCTCATGGGAGTGGCAATTCCTTTTCATCGGTTTGCTCTTGTTTAGGTCCGTTTGCTCAGGTGGAGATAGATCGCACCGTTCACATTTTTCATCAGCTTCTCGAGGGAGTGCACTTCATCCACTCCAAGGGTGTTGTGCACAGAGATCTGAAGGTGAGTTTGCATCACGAGGCTCACAGAAATACGCGTGAGCTAGAATAGTGTGGTAGGAAGCCAATCCGCCCATTTACTCTGTGCCAGCTCTTCTGAAAGAGCACTAAGTTTTGTCCCACAATTCCCTGCTCTTTCTCCGGAGTACCATGCATTTTACCTTTACATTCAGTTCCCCTATCATAGTTCCCGTTGAACCCTTCACCCACCTCTCTCCTAGGTAGTGGTCTCCATATCATGGCAGACTTAAACTTGGAGCATAAAGGTTCAGTTTTGGTTTCCTCattataagacataggtgcagaattaggccatttgacccattttgTGTGCTGCGTATGGGTGAttgattttccctctcaacccctttctcctgccttttccctgtaacgtttgatgcccttgctaatcaagaacctatctgcctccactttaaatatatccaatgacttggcctccagaatctctgtggcaattaattccatagaTTCCCTCACAGCCTGTGCTGCATAGAATTCCATAGACAGCCTCCTCTGGCTAAAGtatttcctcctcatttctgtactgaagagacatccctctattctgaggctgtgtcctctggccctagattccccctctataggaaggatgtaggatGTTTATCAGGATGCGTCTGCATTGGAGAGTATATcttgtgaggataggttgagcaaactagggcttttctgtttggaaCGAAAGAGggtgaggtgacttgataaaggtgtacacgAAGATGAGGACAGTTCGAGTGGACAGCCGGAGACATTTTGCCAGGGCGGGAGGACTAACACAAGGGGCACAATTTCAGGATGAGGATGTCAGGGCTAggttttttttcactcagagtgctgTGTGATTTGATTGCTTctaccttcttgttctggcttcttcccccttgttttcagtcctgatggaccatctcagcctgaaatgtcgattgtttattcccctccattcaagtcctgctgagttcccccagcattttgtgtgtgtgttattgatggtagaggcagatacattagggacatttgagaaactcttaggtaggcacatggatcaAAGAAAAAAGAAGGGCTGTGTGGGACGGGATTAGATTGATCGtggtgtaggttaaaaggtcagcacaacatgatgagctgaagggcctgtgctgtactgttctatgatctaAACATTATCTTTTTGCAACTCTGCTTCATTTGTCAATTATCCTAAATCATTGTGTTAACTGTCTTTGGAAACAGTTTCTCCCTTTTTAATTCTGTCAATATCCAATGTTGAATATTAGTAATCCTCAGACCCATCACCGCTgaatcttcatcaggacaggCAAGGGAGAAGGAAGATGCCAGTAAGAAGGTgggcggtgggtgggggaagaggaacGAGGATAGCTACagttgataggtgaatccagCTGGCTAAGAAAGATAAAGGGCTCAAGAGGAAtctagcaggctaggcagcatctataaggagaagcgatgTCAACGTTttggaagggtctcggctcgaaacgtcgacatcgcgtctccctatagatgctgcctagcctgctgtgttctaccagcattttgtgtgtgttgttgtttgaatttccagcatctgcagatttcctcgtgtttgctcaagaggaatctgataggataggagagagaacgataggagaaagggaaggaggactggACACGTAGTGAGGAAAAGAAGAAAAAGGGAGGGGATGGATTTTTTTTGTGTCATTCTCTGAAGATGAACAAAGCAGTAAAGATATCTTTGATCCTGAGGCAAGTTTTCATCACCACCCATCAGTACCTCTTGTACTTCACTCTCAATCACATTATAGAACagtgaacagtacaggccctttggcccacgatgttgtgcctgTGTTTTGATttatcttatttagagatactgcgcggaacagacccttctggcccaacaagccgcaCTGTTCAGCAACTCACCTGTTTAAAACTAgcttcatcacaggacaatttacaataacaagTCAACCTACTAACGGGTACGTCTTTCGACTGGGGGAGAAAActgcagcacctggaggaaaccagcaTGTTCATGGGGAGAACTTGTGAacgtacagacagcagtggaattgaactgcaaactcctgaacgccccaagctgtaatagcattgcgctaaccgctatgctactgcagtaccaactttttaacctacttgaAGATCAATCCGACCCtccccttccacatagccctccccctttttttttaTCATACATAAGCCTAttgaagagtttcttaaatgatgctaatgtatctgcctctaccagcaccccggcagtacactccacacacccaccactctttgtgtttaaaaaaaacaaacatctaCCTGTGGACATCTTCCCTGacctttcctccagtcaccttaaaattgctccccctcatattagccagttCCAccctggggaggggtggggggaagccTCTGGTTGTCCATTCCATCTATGCCCtttttatcatcttatacacttatgtcaagtcacctctcatcctccttcactccaaagagagaagcccgAGCTCgttcagcctttcctcataagacatgctctgtaatccagggatcatcctggtaaatctcctctgcaccctctctaaagtttccacatccttcctataatgaagtgaccagaactgaacacaaaataCTAAGCAGCCTGATACCGAGGGCATGAGCAGGggcaggccatccggcccatcctGTCTGTGCTTTCATCCAATGAGCTCCTTATGCTTTTAGATCCCTGAATGAGAAAATTGCCAGATGGAAAGATTCATAGCTGAGGCATATCTCTTTTTGAATGAGGGAAACTTAGTGAggcattttttatttttttacaactTAATGGGGTTTGGAGTAGAGGGCTGAGCTTAGAGGTGCAAGCCGCTGAGGCTGTTGTCGAGGCCAGCTGGGGCTCCCAGTTCATGCCGCTTGTCCAGGCCCTCTGCCCCCACCTCCTGCAGCCGCTCAGCGTACTCCTGGTAACTGTAGAGGAAGCTCCAGACTGAGTGTGGCAGGAGCTGCTGGGTCTGGCGGCGGCTGTAGACCCTGCGGACGGCTGCTCGGCAGAGGTCGTAGAGGGTGGGTGGTTGTCGGCACAGGGCCTGCAGGAACTCGCGGTGGCGGCGGAACTCGGGACCGCGGATGCCACTGGGCAGTGAGCCGCCGGCACCCGCGATGCGCAGCGGGCAGGAGAGGGCCAGCAGCTTGGCGAGCATGCGGCGGTGCCGCAGGTTCGGCCGGCGCTCCAGGAAGAGGGCGAGGGGCGACTCGCCAAGCTCGGTGCGGAGGCACAGGTCGGCGCCGTGCTCCAGCAGCAGGTCCACCAGCTCCTCCTGGCCGCCAAAGCAGGCCTCGTGGGTCGCCGACCTGCCCCGACAGTCGCTGGCATTCACGGCCGCGCCTGCCGCCAGCAGCGCCCGCACGCATTCCATGCCGACGCCCAGCCAGCGTCCCACCTTGCCCGAGGTAGCAGCCACAGCCAGCTGCAGTGGCGTGCAGCCGCTGGCCAACACCCGGGCGTCCAGCCTCGCCCCCTGGCCTAGCAGCTCCTCGGTCACCCTGGAATCCAGCAGGCAGCTGGCCATGTGCAGGGGGGTCATGCCATACTGGTCAGCGGCCTCCAGCTCGGCCCCGTGGCGAGCCAGCACGGCCACGGCCGACCAGACCCCGTAGCGGACGGCCAGGTGCAGCGGCGTATCCCGGCCCTCGGCACCTGTTGTGGCATTCACATCCACCCCTTGCTGGCACATCAGGTGGAGGCAGGTGGAGGCCCGGCTCTGCATGGCCGCCATGGCCTTTTCAATCTTCGTCTTGGGCACGGTGCAGCCCCGAGCAATGTTGGGCCAGTGCATGAGGGCATGGTGCAGCGAACTTCGACCCCTGGCATCCCTAGTAGAcaaaggaggagagagggagagagagcccgTGAGAAACCAATCGGTAGAAACTATATTTCTGTAGTAATTTGCACAACCAGTCTGCCAGGGAACAATCACTTAGACAGGACAAAGAAGTGGACAGGAAATATAATTGtggacactacccaccctgcCAACTATATTTTCCTAAAGCTCcctcaggcagttaatctgaccaACCATGCCCACTccctcccaaacattgagcacatctgcatgaaatgttgttacaggaaagcaacatccatcatcaaggacccccaactcccaggccatgctctcctctcactactgccatcatgAAGTAGGTATAAGAGcatcaggacttacaccaccaggttcaggaacagttatttcccctgaAACATCAGGgttttgaatcagaggggataacttcacttgtcccatcattgaaatgttcccacagcctaaggactcactttcaaggacttttcatctcatgttgtcaatatttattgtttatttattttatttcatatgggctcgatagagtggatatggagaggatgtttcctaagactgaagaacacagcctcagaatagaggggcatccttttctTTGaatggtgaacttgtggaatttgttgccacaggtggctgtgaaaaCCGAAtgtttggatatatttaaggcagaggctgaagatttttgattggccagggcatgaagggatatggggagaaggcaggagaagaggCCGAGAAGGAaaatgccatgatgaaatggcggagcaggcttgatgggccaaatggcctaattctgctacttaTGTTACTattatttttccttctttttgtatttccacagttcgttgtttctgcactctggttgaacctGTTGGTTGGTCTTTGAttgattctatagatttgctgagtatgtccacaagaaagtgaacctcagggttgtatatagtgacatgtatgtactttgataacaaagttTACTTTAAATTTTAGTTCGCCACCACACTGCCCTctgttacctcagtcactgcactatgtcctctttaaaccactttttataatactGTTGACATTGTAAGTACATGCTGGTGTTTCtgtatatctgtactttaacctctaactttattttatcTGTAATTCTCTATTCCATATAATAGTTGCTCAAAGGCAGAAGAGACACTCTCAATTGCCTCACTTACTTTGCCTCCAGATCAGCCTTGTGTCGAATCAAACATTCCAAGCTCCCCACTTTCCGATAGGTAGCAGCCAAGTGGATTGGTAGGATGGACAGTCCCTGAGGATGAGAAAGGTCAGATTATTGATGGAAAAGCCACAGatgccagaaatttgaaataaaagcaCAGTTGGGAAtactcaacagaccaggcagcatcctgtgaaGACAGAGAGTTGCTGCTTTTTGATATCGGAGTTGGAGAAGTGAGAAAACTAGTGTGTTTTCAGTTGCAGTGAGAGGAAAATCAATGGAACATGATCAGGAGACCAAGGTTgtccacaagaccataaaacaaaaGAGCAGCATTAGACCCATTGTATctgttctgctattcaatcatgactgatttatttcccctctcaaccccactctcagccttctcctcgtaatctttgatgcctttactaatcaagaatctatctggcctcctctttaaatatacctaatgacttggcctttgTAGCCATCGATTTAACCCTCACCGaaccacaggataatttacaatgaccaattaacctactaactgggacATCTTTGGCCAGTTAGTAGGTTGGTTCAACAtcatagctgcctgtggcgatGACAGTGCAGCAcagagattcccaacctgggggagTCCTAAAATAGATGGAGAATCCCTGGCTTAGCGGTTAGCCCAactttattacagctcaggacatcggagtttggagttcaattctggcatcctctgtaaaaaaaaaactttgtacgtccttcccatatttgcgtgggtttcctctgggtgctctggtttcctcctgtagcccaaagatgtaccggttagtaagttaatgagtcattgtaaattggtctgtgattaggctgggcttaaattagtgggttgctgggcagaatGACTCtgtgggccggaagggcctgtttcatctGTATCtcttaaataaaaaaaaagatcttGTTCCAACTGTGCTGGTCTGAGAAACCACACAATGGGCTTCGTTACATGCTATTGTCAAATTCCCAATGAAAAATTCATCAGGTCACTTgttatggaaaaagagtacaaaattaaaaaaatttaGTAGAAATGAAACAAAACAGTGATACCTCTGCAACTATAATATTGGTTAAAATTTCATATCTTACACACTGTTGCAAAGAGGGTGATTTGCTACCATACAATCTAGTTacatctgatgatagaatgagcCTAGGTCCCTCAGTCCTCTGGTCTGAACACTCAGGTATAATTACTAAAAGATAACAGCTCGAGCTGCAGGCTGTGGTGTGAGGAGCTGGCGCTGATtcttccacaatgctgtgccagtcCCTATCTTTTGCCAGCACTCCCCCAGCAATGGATCCCCTTTTGTCTGCTAGCACTCCCCCAGTGATAAA
Encoded here:
- the LOC140736317 gene encoding ankyrin repeat domain-containing protein 61-like; this encodes MCECQSKFDYLHAKLHDAIMRDDQESITNLLTVHPVNEPINIWKNCTLAPIYQNQVNPNGALKVLYIVEELLTTYACLYFLQQPLGLSILPIHLAATYRKVGSLECLIRHKADLEAKDARGRSSLHHALMHWPNIARGCTVPKTKIEKAMAAMQSRASTCLHLMCQQGVDVNATTGAEGRDTPLHLAVRYGVWSAVAVLARHGAELEAADQYGMTPLHMASCLLDSRVTEELLGQGARLDARVLASGCTPLQLAVAATSGKVGRWLGVGMECVRALLAAGAAVNASDCRGRSATHEACFGGQEELVDLLLEHGADLCLRTELGESPLALFLERRPNLRHRRMLAKLLALSCPLRIAGAGGSLPSGIRGPEFRRHREFLQALCRQPPTLYDLCRAAVRRVYSRRQTQQLLPHSVWSFLYSYQEYAERLQEVGAEGLDKRHELGAPAGLDNSLSGLHL